Proteins encoded within one genomic window of Arachis ipaensis cultivar K30076 chromosome B08, Araip1.1, whole genome shotgun sequence:
- the LOC107611390 gene encoding uncharacterized protein LOC107611390, translating into MIVSSWNVRGLRGDRKMRMVKDLKRKHRLNMLRLIETKRQLVTRFDVLKIWENGCAGWEYVGSEGASGGLLLMWDDDFFRMKNCYKGDRWLCVEGVLSENSIDCAIFLGPSCFLGDFNEITQVEERRGFDGLPPSAQDLKDWINDMGLVDLPITDCKFTWFKGRSYSRIDRVLVSLEWLEVELRGLEEVQFTDKLKALTVPLEIWHRDNFGDIDKKIMKYEEEIKKIDDIVGNGTYDGIVEARRKALVTCCEKWYVRKELHWKQMSRSRHARHMDKNTRYFHNLASARRRNNRIDALIINGRLIRNQARIKIAIREFYKGLYNQEQSSMVGFRDGLVEMTNEEDALALEMELTPEEVKEGVWDCESSKALGNDRYNMIFIKKCWDEIVSEFTAAVLGIFQSSRFPTDANVTWVALAPKFTSAKEIKDLRLISMSGLCIR; encoded by the exons ATGATTGTTAGTTcatggaatgttagggggttaaGGGGTGATAGGAAGATGCGAATGGTGAAAGACCTTAAGAGGAAACATAGGTTGAATATGTTACGCCTCATAGAGACTAAAAGACAGTTAGTGACAAGATTTGATGTTTTAAAAATTTGGGAAAATGGTTGTGCAGGGTGGGAGTATGTGGGGTCTGAAGGTGCATCTGGTGGGTTGTTGTTAATGTGGGATGATGATTTCTTTAGAATGAAAAATTGCTATAAAGGTGACAGATGGTTGTGTGTTGAAGGAGTCTTGTCGGAGAATTCTATTGACTGTGCCATTTTCTTG GGTCCTAGTTGTTTTTTGGGGGACTTTAATGAGATTACACAAGTGGAGGAAAGGCGAGGCTTTGATGGCTTACCTCCGTCGGCGCAAGATTTGAAAGATTGGATAAATGACATGGGTTTGGTGGACTTACCGATTACTGACTGCAAGTTTACATGGTTCAAAGGACGTTCCTATAGCCGTATTGATAGAGTTTTGGTTAGTTTGGAATGGCTGGAG GTGGAATTGAGAGGGTTAGAAGAGGTGCAATTCACCGATAAATTGAAGGCTTTGACGGTTCCTTTGGAAATATGGCATAGAGACAATTTTGGTGATATAGACAAGAAAATCATGAAATATGAGGAAGAGATTAAGAAGATTGATGACATCGTCGGTAACGGGACTTATGATGGAATAGTGGAAGCAAGAAGGAAGGCGCTAGTTACTTGCTGCGAGAAATGGTATGTGAGGAAAGAactacattggaagcagatgtcgagGTCTAGGCATGCGAGGCACATGGATAAAAACACGAGATATTTTCACAACTTAGCTTCCGCGAGAAGGAGGAATAACAGAATTGATGCTCTGATTATTAATGGAAGACTGATAAGAAATCAAGCTAGGATCAAGATTGCCATTAGGGAGTTTTATAAGGGTTTATATAATCAAGAGCAGTCTTCTATGGTGGGTTTTAGAGATGGTTTGGTAGAAATGACCAATGAGGAGGATGCTTTGGCTTTAGAGATGGAACTAACACCTGAGGAGGTTAAAGAGGGAGTGTGGGATTGTGAATCTTCCAAGGCTCTAGGAAATGATAGGTACAACATGATTTTCATAAAGAAGTGTTGGGATGAAATTGTTTCTGAATTCACGGCAGCGGTACTGGGCATCTTCCAATCTTCCAGGTTTCCGACAGATGCAAATGTCACATGGGTGGCACTGGCCCCCAAGTTTACTAGTGctaaggaaatcaaagatctGCGTCTGATTAGCATGTCGGGTCTGTGTATAAGGTAA
- the LOC107611389 gene encoding uncharacterized protein LOC107611389 produces the protein MTGLLKKHGIIHKVATSYHPQINGQAEVSNREIKRILEKIVKPHRRDWSSRLGDALWAVKECNSGLGGARIERKLQLEELECLRLETYENSRLYKEKVKAVHDKNIKRREFRVGDQVLLYNSRLRLMPGKLRSRWDRPYMLEKVEPYGVVHLSHPSSPTFFKVNEHRLKLYHGVKVKNNKELEIFLLKDPAKEED, from the exons ATGACAGGTCTGTTGAAGAAACATGGCATCATTCACAAGGTGGCGACGTCTTACCATCCCCAAATAAATggccaagccgaggtgtctaatagAGAGATCAAGCGTATACTAGAGAAGATTGTTAAACCTCATAGAAGGGACTGGAGCTCTAGGCTTGGAGATGCGCTATGG GCTGTGAAGGAATGCAACTCTGGATTGGGAGGAGccagaattgaaagaaaattacAACTGGAGGAATTGGAGTGCCTTCGACTAGAAacgtatgagaactcaagactctACAAGGAAAAGGTGAAGGCGGTACATGACaagaacatcaagagaagagagtttagagTTGGGGATCAAGTTcttctctacaactcaaggctgaggTTAATGCCGGGCAAGCTGAGGTCAAGATGGGATAGACCCTACATGTTGGAGAAGGTGGAACCGTACGGCGTTGTCCACCTAAGTCACCCCTCAAGTCCTACCTTCTTCAAAGTCAATGAACACCGCctaaagctgtatcatggtgtaAAAGTTAAGaacaacaaggagctggagatcttcctcttgaaggATCCAGCAAAGGAAGAGGATTGA